One genomic segment of Musa acuminata AAA Group cultivar baxijiao chromosome BXJ3-3, Cavendish_Baxijiao_AAA, whole genome shotgun sequence includes these proteins:
- the LOC135633888 gene encoding probable indole-3-pyruvate monooxygenase YUCCA10: MQTEVVIVGAGPSGLATAASLNILAIPYVVLEKDTCSASMWKLRTYDRLQLHLAKRFCELPHMPIPRNAPTYLPKAQFIQYLDAYVERFNINPVYSTDVQLASYDEDSKTWRVMARNALTDEVEEYRSRFLVVASGENCEGFIPDLPGLQSFSGEILHSSSYKSGRPYTNKSVLVVGSGNSGMEVAYDLAEHEARTSIVINSPLHVVTKEMICMAMVMLGCLPVCLVDALVGLLAKLKYGDLSRYGIVRPTMGPMRLKAVTGRSAVIDVGTVEKIKTGEIKVVKGITNIRANEVEFADGNSYQYDAIVFATGFRTNPRKWLQDADSFLNEEGYPREKFPNHWKGRNDLYFVGFARSGLPVCSMDALNTANDIAKKRTVS, from the exons ATGCAGACTGAAGTAGTGATCGTCGGCGCCGGGCCTTCCGGTTTGGCCACTGCAGCAAGCCTCAATATCCTCGCAATTCCCTACGTGGTGCTCGAGAAGGATACCTGTAGTGCATCAATGTGGAAGCTTCGGACCTACGATCGTCTGCAGCTTCACCTGGCCAAGCGGTTCTGCGAGCTGCCGCACATGCCGATCCCCAGAAACGCCCCGACCTACCTCCCCAAGGCTCAGTTCATCCAGTACTTGGACGCTTACGTCGAACGTTTCAACATCAACCCTGTTTACTCCACTGACGTCCAGCTCGCCTCCTACGACGAAGACAGCAAGACCTGGCGAGTCATGGCGAGGAACGCGCTGACAGATGAGGTTGAGGAGTACAGGAGTCGGTTCTTGGTGGTGGCTTCCGGCGAGAACTGCGAAGGGTTCATCCCGGACCTCCCCGGGCTGCAGAGCTTCTCCGGGGAAATCCTCCACTCGTCGTCCTACAAGTCGGGCAGACCCTACACCAACAAGAGCGTCCTCGTAGTCGGAAGTGGCAATTCCGGGATGGAGGTAGCTTATGATCTGGCGGAACACGAAGCGAGGACTTCCATAGTCATCAACAGCCCG CTTCATGTGGTGACCAAGGAGATGATCTGCATGGCGATGGTTATGCTGGGTTGTCTCCCTGTATGTTTGGTGGATGCATTAGTTGGCCTTCTGGCCAAGTTGAAGTACGGAGACTTGTCCAGGTACGGCATCGTTAGGCCAACCATGGGGCCGATGCGGCTCAAGGCCGTCACCGGAAGGTCAGCCGTTATCGACGTCGGGACCGTCGAAAAGATCAAGACTGGAGAGATCAAG GTGGTGAAAGGGATAACCAACATCAGAGCAAATGAGGTCGAGTTCGCAGATGGCAATTCATACCAGTACGATGCTATAGTCTTTGCCACCGGCTTCAGAACCAATCCCAGGAAATGGCTACAG GATGCTGATTCATTCCTGAACGAAGAAGGGTATCCTAGAGAAAAGTTTCCGAATCACTGGAAGGGAAGGAACGATCTCTATTTTGTAGGTTTTGCCAGAAGTGGGTTGCCCGTATGTTCAATGGACGCTCTAAACACTGCCAATGACATCGCAAAAAAGAGAACAGTTTCTTAG